The segment GGCGGCCGCCTCGTCGGATCGTGCATCAACTTCATCCACGGCGACACGCTCTTCAACTGGCAGACCGTCTCGGACTACGAGAACCGCCACCTCAAACCCAACCATGTCCTGCTCGCCGACGCGATCGAGCGGGGCGCCGCGACGGGTGTCAAGATGGTGAACCTCGGCGCCTCGCCGGAGAACGCCCACGGCCTGATCGACTACAAGGAACGCTGGGGGGGCAAACGCGTCGACTACGCCTTCTACGTCGCCGCCTCGGGGCTCCGTCGGCTCCTCCGCCGCTGACCCCGGCGGCTCTACAACCCCCGCATCCACTCCGCGCGAAGGTGCGCCCCGGGATCGGCGATCGCCTCGTCGATCGCCAGGATCAGGCGCTCTCGATCCTTGCGGAGCGTCCCGGCGAGCGGAAGCCGGTTCGACGCATGGTTGCTCCGGAAGATGCACCGGTCGACGTCGAGACAATCGACGAGCGTGCGCAGCTCGGCGAGGTCGTCCATCGGCGTGTTGAAGGCGAATCCCTCCCCCATCTCCCGGGCGAAGTCGTCGGCGCGCGGGCCGAGCATGAGTGTCAGCGCCGAGAGATACCGGGGCCGGATCCGGTTGACGAGCGACGCCGTCTCCCGGGCGTGGCGGTCGCTTCCCTTTCGTCCCCCGAGCCCCAGGATGACCGTCGCCGAGAGCTTGAGCCCCGCCGCCGAGGCGCGAGCGCAGCCGTCGGCCATCTCGTCGGGAGTGGCGCCCTTGTCGATGCGCGCGAGCACGCCGGGGTCGCCGGATTCGATGCCGTAGTAGAGTATCGCGAGTTTCAGCTCGCGCAGCCGCTCGAGATCGCCGACGGTCCGGCGGAGCAGGTTCTGCGGCGTCGCGTACGCGCTCACCCGCTGGAGAGCGGGAAAGGAGACGCCGATGTGCTCGAGTATCCGGACGAGGCAATCCACCGGCAGCGCGAGCGCGTCGCCGTCGGCGAGGAAAACGCGGCGAACGCCGGGAAGAACCGCCGCCGCCTCGTCGATCTCGCGGCAAAGATCCTCCCACGGCCTGGCGCGGAACCGCTTGCCCTTGTACATGTAACAGAATCGGCACCGGTTGTGCGAGCACCCGATCGTGGCCTGCAGGATCAGCGACTCCGCCTCGCTCGGGGGCCGGTACAACGGCTCATCGTATGTAAACATTTCTTGACTTTTCCTTCTTTCCGACTAAAAATGTATTTTATTAGGGAACGATTGTCTGTTAGAAGGAAAGTGCAGCGTTCCCTTCCTCCTGCGGAAAGTCCGCGATAGTGGCGAACCCGACAGGCAGGATGATATCGGACATCGTCGTCGACTGTCTGCATGTTTTCTGCATGGAGAGATCGATCGCCCGACACGGGTAACGGTTCCTTGAAAAAAGAAGCCCGGCGGATACGATCGCCGGGAACGGGGATGCGCCGCACGTCGCCCGCTTGCATGGCGACCTCTCGCGGACGATCGCATGCCCGGGAAAAGACGAATTTTCTGTTTCGTGCTCTTCGTCCGGTGTATGATATAATGCGTTCGTGATTTACACCATCAGATTCCGGCCTTGCGGCCTTGACGTTTTCTATAGTCAGTGGATGTATCCAGCAAGCGAAAGGAGACGCCCATGCGCAGGATCCAGAAGAACAAGATCGGTTTGAGCGGCAAACTCTTCGCCCAGGCGCTGTTCCTGCGGGACAGCATCGGGTGCTCGTCGGCGGAAGGCGAATTCGACCTCATCGTCAGTCTCGACAAGCCGATCAGGGATTACCGTGCCCTCGTCGTCTCCAACCTCCGGCCGAAACAGGCGGGAGGCAAGGGCAAGCCGGCGCTCGACTGGTGGATCAGGGAAAAGCACGATGCCGACTTCATCGTCTGCGTCGACCTGAGCACCCTGCGGGCCTGGCTGTTCCATCGCGACGAGATGGACTCCTTCGCCCAGCAGCGCACCTCCGGCAAGATGCACTTCTACATGTACACCGACCGTGACGTGGCGCTCCGCGGCAACAAGAACATGAAATTCGACTTCGAGTTCGAGCCCTATCGGCTGGAGAACCGCCTCTACCGCGGCGTCTTCGACGACCACAAACCGATGCACAAGCCGATCCGGCGCCGCGCCCGCCGCGCGATCGTCGAGGACCCGACGCGGAAGATCGCGCCGAAGCAGGCGACGAAGACCGCGGCGAAGCCTCGCCGCCGGACCACGGCTTCGCGCCGGAAGACGAAGGCGAAGGCGAAGTAGCCGTCGCGGCGCGTGCCGGCAGGGCAGGAAACGATGGCCTTCCGGAATCGATTCGGCTATTCCCTCTCGCGGGAATCGACGCTGGATGCCTGCCCGCGCAGGTACCTTTTCCATTACTACGTGTCGTGGGGCGGATGGACCGCCGGCGCGCCGGCGATCGCGCGCGAGGCGTTCAAGCTCAAGCGCCTCGTTTCCCTTCCCCTCTGGCGGGGACAACTCGTCCATTACGTCGCCACGATGGTCCTCCGGTCGATGCGCCTGAAGCATCGCATCCCCGCGAGGGGGGACGTCGTCCGGTACGCCCTCGAACGCTTCGCCGCGCAGCTCGACTTCTCGGGCGATCGCCGGTACCTGACCGCGCCGAAGAAACGCGGGGGGAAACTCGACATCGACTGGCTCGCCCTCTTCGAACACGAGTACGAGCTTCCCCTTCCGCCCGGGCGCATCGAGCGGGCGCGGCACGAGTGCGTGGCCTCCGTCGAGGGGCTCCTCGACAGCCCCATCCTCGCCGAGCTTCTGGAGACGGATGCCGGAACGTGGCGTATCGAGGATCTCGACCGTGCCGAGTTCTCGCAGTCATTCGTCTTCGGCGAAGTGACCGTCTTCGCCAAAACCGATCTCTGCTACCGGGGACGGGACGGCGTCTTCAACATCGTCGACTGGAAGACGGGCGGCGGCGGATCGGCCCGGACCGGGGTGCAGCTCGGGATCTACGCCTACTGGGCGACGGAGGTGCTCGGGGAGCCGATCGACGCGATACGCCTCCGCGAGGTCACACTCGCCTCCGGCGGCAAAATCCGCGACCATTTCGTCGACGCGGAGCGTCTCGAGACCTTCCACGAACACATCGAACGGGGCATCGCGCGCCTGGCCGATCTTGTCGTGGATGGCGACACGGAACGCAACGAGGCCCGTCCGCCCAGCGATTTTCCGCGGATCGACGATGCCGCGGCGTGCCGCGCATGCAATTTCTACCGCATCTGCCGGGATCCCGGATCGTCGCTCCGGCTCCCGGGCACGTGACGAGGCGGGGGCATTTTCCCCTTTCAATGATGCCGGGACCGCGCGCATACTGACGCCGCGCCGACCGCGCGGAGGAAATGATGAGACAGAGCGAGCTCTTCAGGAAATGGGGGATCTTCCACAAGGGGATGGATCGCGAGAGCATCGCGATGGGGTTCGCGAACCACCTCGAGTATTCCCTCTCGAAGGACCAGTACACGGCGACCGTCCGCGATCTCTACCACGCGCTCGCCCTCACGGCGCGCGACCGGCTCATCGAGCAGTGGATCCGCACGCAGCAGCACTACTACGACGTGGACGCCAAGCGCGTCTACTACCTTTCGGCCGAATACCTGCTCGGCCGCGCCCTCGTCGACAATCTCGTCAATCTAAACATCTACGCGGAGACCCGCGAGGCGATGGCCACGCTCAACCTCGACATCGACGAGCTCGCCGGGCAGGAACCCGACGCGGGGCTGGGCAACGGCGGTCTCGGACGGCTCGCCGCCTGCTTTCTCGACTCGATGGCCGCGCTGGAGCTTCCCTCCTACGGTTACGGGATCAGGTACGAATTCGGGATCTTCGACCAGGCGATCCGCGACCTCGGCCAGGTCGAGCTCCCCGACTGCTGGCTGAAATACGGAAATCCATGGGAGATCGAGCGTCCGGAGTACAGCTTCACCGTCAAATTCCACGGCCGCACCCGCGACACGACCTGGCCGGACGGTTCGCAGCGGACGCTCTGGGTCGACACGAGAGACGTCCTGGGCGTCGCCCACGACACGCCGATCGCCGGGTACGACAACACGACGGTCAACACGCTGCGGCTCTGGGCCTCGCGTGCGTCGAAGGAGTTCGACCTCGAGTACTTCCAGAACGGGGACTATCTCAAGGCGGTCGAGGAGAAGAACCTCTCGGAGAACATCTCGAAGGTCCTCTACCCGAGCGACACGAACGACCAGGGCCGCGAGCTCAGGCTCAAGCAGCAGTATTTCTTCGTCTCCTGCTCGATCCAGGACATCGTCAGACGCTACCTCGTCAACCACGACACCTTCGACGTGTTCCCCGAGAAGGTCGCCATCCAGATGAACGACACCCACCCCTCGCTCGCCGTCGTCGAGCTGATGCGCCTCCTCGTCGACGAACAGCACCTGCCGTGGGAGCAGGCGTGGGATATCACGACGCGCTCATGCGCCTACACCAACCACACGATCCTCGCGGAGGCGCTCGAGGAATGGCCGGTCCAGATCTTCGGCTCCCTGCTGCCGCGCCACCTCCAGATCGTCTACGAGATCAACCGGCGGTTCCTCCGCGACGTCTCCATCGCCCATCCCGGCGACGACGACCGCGCGCGCCGCATGTCGATCGTGCGCGAGGACGCGGGCAGGAAGATCCGCATGTCCCACCTCGCGATCGTCGGCTCCCACGCCGTCAACGGGGTTGCCCGGCTCCACACGGGCCTTCTCCGCGAGGGGATCTTCCGCGATTTCGACGATTTCTTTCCCGGCCGCATCCGGAACGTGACGAACGGCATCACCCCGCGGCGATGGCTCCTCGCCGCGAATCCCGCCCTGGCCGGGCTGGTGAGCGGGGCGATCGGCACGGACTGGGTCAGGAACCTCGACGAGCTCCGCCGCCTCGAGGCGTACGCCGACGACGCCGGCTTCCGCAGCCGGTTCGCCGCGGTGAAGAAGCAAAACAAATCCGCCCTGGCGGACCTCGCCGAGGATCTCACCGGCTACCTCGTCGATCCCGACACGATCTTCGACGTCCAGGTGAAACGGATCCACGAGTACAAGCGCCAGCTCCTCAACATCCTCCACGTCATCTACCTCTGGGTGCGGCTCAAGGAGGAGCCGGAATTCAGGCTTCACCCGCGGACCTTCGTCTTCGCCGGCAAGGCGGCCCCCGATTACGAGGCGGCGAAGCTGATCATCCGTCTCATCTGCCACACGGCCGAGATGATCAACACCGACCCGGTGACGCGCGAGACGCTGCGTGTCGTCTTCCTCCCCAACTACCGCGTGACGCTCGCCGAACGCATCATTCCCGCTGCGGACGTCTCCGAGCAGATCTCGACGGCGGGCTACGAGGCATCCGGAACGGGCAACATGAAGCTCGCCCTGAACGGCGCCCTGACCGTCGGCACGCTCGACGGCGCGACGGTGGAGATCGCCGGAGAGGTGGG is part of the Candidatus Krumholzibacteriota bacterium genome and harbors:
- a CDS encoding radical SAM protein, which produces MFTYDEPLYRPPSEAESLILQATIGCSHNRCRFCYMYKGKRFRARPWEDLCREIDEAAAVLPGVRRVFLADGDALALPVDCLVRILEHIGVSFPALQRVSAYATPQNLLRRTVGDLERLRELKLAILYYGIESGDPGVLARIDKGATPDEMADGCARASAAGLKLSATVILGLGGRKGSDRHARETASLVNRIRPRYLSALTLMLGPRADDFAREMGEGFAFNTPMDDLAELRTLVDCLDVDRCIFRSNHASNRLPLAGTLRKDRERLILAIDEAIADPGAHLRAEWMRGL
- a CDS encoding PD-(D/E)XK nuclease family protein is translated as MAFRNRFGYSLSRESTLDACPRRYLFHYYVSWGGWTAGAPAIAREAFKLKRLVSLPLWRGQLVHYVATMVLRSMRLKHRIPARGDVVRYALERFAAQLDFSGDRRYLTAPKKRGGKLDIDWLALFEHEYELPLPPGRIERARHECVASVEGLLDSPILAELLETDAGTWRIEDLDRAEFSQSFVFGEVTVFAKTDLCYRGRDGVFNIVDWKTGGGGSARTGVQLGIYAYWATEVLGEPIDAIRLREVTLASGGKIRDHFVDAERLETFHEHIERGIARLADLVVDGDTERNEARPPSDFPRIDDAAACRACNFYRICRDPGSSLRLPGT
- a CDS encoding glycogen/starch/alpha-glucan phosphorylase gives rise to the protein MRQSELFRKWGIFHKGMDRESIAMGFANHLEYSLSKDQYTATVRDLYHALALTARDRLIEQWIRTQQHYYDVDAKRVYYLSAEYLLGRALVDNLVNLNIYAETREAMATLNLDIDELAGQEPDAGLGNGGLGRLAACFLDSMAALELPSYGYGIRYEFGIFDQAIRDLGQVELPDCWLKYGNPWEIERPEYSFTVKFHGRTRDTTWPDGSQRTLWVDTRDVLGVAHDTPIAGYDNTTVNTLRLWASRASKEFDLEYFQNGDYLKAVEEKNLSENISKVLYPSDTNDQGRELRLKQQYFFVSCSIQDIVRRYLVNHDTFDVFPEKVAIQMNDTHPSLAVVELMRLLVDEQHLPWEQAWDITTRSCAYTNHTILAEALEEWPVQIFGSLLPRHLQIVYEINRRFLRDVSIAHPGDDDRARRMSIVREDAGRKIRMSHLAIVGSHAVNGVARLHTGLLREGIFRDFDDFFPGRIRNVTNGITPRRWLLAANPALAGLVSGAIGTDWVRNLDELRRLEAYADDAGFRSRFAAVKKQNKSALADLAEDLTGYLVDPDTIFDVQVKRIHEYKRQLLNILHVIYLWVRLKEEPEFRLHPRTFVFAGKAAPDYEAAKLIIRLICHTAEMINTDPVTRETLRVVFLPNYRVTLAERIIPAADVSEQISTAGYEASGTGNMKLALNGALTVGTLDGATVEIAGEVGRENLFLFGLEANEVAALRPVYDPREYARRDPALEEAIGLVDRGFFSPDQPGLFRPLVERLLNEDPYLVLADFADYHRCQMDVDRIYRDRDEWLRRAILNVARMGRFSSDRSIADYNRKIWRAEPVSIPPERIRPLGEADKIFGGTPGRGTAGKATG